In Candidatus Microthrix subdominans, the DNA window TGGGTGAGCCACCGGCCCCCGGCGAGCGCCACGGCGGCATGGAGACGGCGAATACCAACGTGATCGACCTCGGTGGCCGCACCATGGCCATCGTCGAGGCCGGCGCCCGTCCCGTCGAGCTGAGCGACACCCTCGACACGCTGTGTCACTCCGACCTCGGCGGCAGCCTGCCCCACGGCTACACCGCCCACCCCAAGGTCGACCCGGCGACCGGGCTCCTGCATGCGGTCGGCTACTACTGGGCCCGGCCCAACGTGTTGGAGTACACGGTGATCGAGCCGTCCTCCGGCCGGGTGGTCCACCGGGTCGACGTGCCGGTGCCCGGCAACCCGATGGTCCACGATTGCTCGATCACCGAGGGGCATCTGGTGCTCTACGACTTGCCGGTCACCTTCAACCTCGACGTGGCCGCATCCGGCGCCTCGTTCCCCTACGTGTGGGACGACGCGTACGGCGCGCGGGTGGGGGTGATGCCCCTCGGGGGGCAGCCGGAGGAGGTGCGCTGGTTCGAGGTAGAGCCGTGTTACGTCTTCCATCCAATGTCCGCCGAGGAGCGGCGCCGGGAGGACGGAACACTCGAGATCGTGCTCAACGTGGTGCGCCACCCCTCGATGTTTCGTACCGATCCCCATGGGCCCAACGAGGGAGCGCCCACGCTATGCCGTTGGACGTTGCGCCTCGGCGCCGATGGTCAACCGCTCGGGCCCGTGGCTGAGTCCCAGCTCGACGACCGCCCGGTCGAGTTTCCTCGGGTGGACGAGCGCCGGGTGGGGCGGACGGTCCGCTACGGGCTGGCCAACGTTCTGGCGGTGGGCGACGGCTCCCCAGGTGCGGGTGGCGATATCGGCTGGGGGGATTCCGGCCTGGTCCGATACGACCTGGAACGCGGCGAAGCCCTCGAGATTCCGCTCGGGCCGGACCGGGCGCCCGGCGAGGCGGTGTTCGTGCCCCGCAGCGCCGATGCCGCCGAAGACGACGGCTGGTACCTGATGCTGGTGAGCAACCGGACCGACGGCACCTCCAGCCTGGATGTGGTGAGCGCCGCCGACCCGGCCGGCGGACCGGTCGCCCAGGTGCAGTTGCCGGTGCGCGTGCCGCTCGGCTTCCACGGCAACTGGGTCCCGCTCCGCTGAGGGTTTGGCGTTAGCGGAAAAGGTCCTCGGCGGGGGAGCGGACGAGGTCGGCGACGACGCCCCCGGAGGCGGACAGGTCGGGATCGGCCGGGTCGGTGAGCCAGGCGGGATCAACGCCGCGGACGATCGCTGCGGCGATCCCAGCCGACTTGCCCATCACCAGGTCGGCCGCGGCCGCCACCTCGTCGACCAGTGCCACCTCGGTGACGGCCAGCTCGCGGCCGAGCGCATCGTTGGTGCCGCGCAGGTCGAGGATGGGTCGGATACCCGCCGAGCCGAGGGCTATGTCGGTCACCCCCCGGCGCCACGTCCGCCCGAACGTGTCCGAGATGATCACGCCGCAGGTGACGCCATAGCGGTGCACGAACACGTCGCGTAGGCGGCGGGCCGAACGATCGGGATCCTCGGGCAGGAGGGCGGCGGTTCCAGCTTCCACGTTCGACAGGTCGATGCCTGCGTTGGCGCAGACGAAGCCGTGATGGGTCTCGGAGATCACCAGATCGCCCCGCCGGCGAAGGATGCGCCGCGACTGCCCGGCGACCAGCGCCCGGTGGGCGTTGGGGTCGTTGGCATCGATCGCCACCAGTGCGTTCTCCGCCTTGCTGACCACCTTCTGGGTGACGACAACCACGTCGCCGTCTTCGAAGCCGATCGAGGCCAGCGCAGCGTCGGCGACCAGGGCGCCCAGATCATCGCCGGGCCGAACCTCGGGGATGCCCGAAATCGGCAGCAGCTCCAGGCTGTTCACCTCGGAGCGCCGGCCAGACACACCCGGGCCAGCTCGGCGGCCCGCTCGGGCGTGTCCATGATCGACGGCGCCACCACCGGCGTCATGCCGGCCTGGGCCACCGCACCAGCGAGGTCGGCGTCGACGGTGTCGATGATCAGCGCGCTTGCGAATGGTGCGTACCGCCGAGCGACGCCGACGACCGAGGCCTCCTCGCCGAGGTTGGTCATCAGGCGGGCTGCGGGTCCCTTCAGGGCCGCCCCGCCCACGATGGGCGACACCGCAATCACGGATTCTCGCCTGAGGGACAGTGCCTCGCCGATGCCCGGCACGGCCAGCACCGGACCGACCGAGACGATCGGGTTGGACGGGGCGATCACCACCACAGCGGCGTCCCGCAGGGCGACGGTCGCTTCGGGGGTGGGTCGCGCCTCGATGGCGCCGGAGAAGCGGACGGTCGCCACGTCCACATCGTGTTGCGCTCGAACGAAGTACTCCTGAAAGGTCAGCGTCCCCCCGTCGTGGGTTGTCACCTTGGTGCGGATCGCGTCGTCGCTCACCGGCAGCAGCCGAAGGCCCAAGCCAAACGTGCGGGTGATCTCGGCGGTCACCTCGGTGAGGCGGGCGCCCTCGGCCAGTCGATGGCCACGCCACAGGTGGGTGCCCAGGTCGAGGTCGCCCAGCGCAAACCAGCCGATGTCTGCCCGGCCGTTGGCCTTGGCGTGGCGACGCAGCGACCCGAGCGCAGCCCAGGTCTCCCCGGCCAGACCCCACCCGGTGTCCGGGTTGACCGCACCGGCCAGCGTGTAGGTGATCGTGTCGAGGTCCGGGCACACCAACAGACCGTGGAACTCGGTGTCGTCGGCCACGTTGACGACGGCGGCGATCCTGGCGGGGTCGGTGACCTGCACCATCCCCGCCAGTAGGCGCGCCGCGCCGACGCCACCCGAGATCACGGCGACCGTCGGGGCCGACGGTTCAGGCGAGATGATCGAGCTTCCCCGAGAGCAGCGCCATGTCGGCGTCAACCATCATGTGGACCAGCTGCTCGAAGTCGGTCTTGGGCGTCCAGTCGAGCACCTTGCGGGCCTTGGCCGGATCGCCGACCAGGAGGTCCACCTCGGCGGGCCGGAAAAACTTCTCGTCGACCGTCACGTGGTTCTCCCAGTTGAGCCCGACCCGGTCGAAGGCAACCTGGCAGAACTCCCGCACCGAGTGGGTATCGCCCGTGGAGACCACGTAGTCGTCGGGTTCGTCCTGTTGCAGCATCAGGTACATCGCCTCGACGTAGTCGCCGGCAAAGCCCCAGTCGCGCTTGGCGTCCAGGTTGCCCAGCGCCAGCCCGGTGTCCATGCCCAGCTTGATGCGGGCTGCACCGTGGGTGATCTTGCGGGTGACGAACTCCAGGCCGCGCCTGGGCGACTCGTGGTTGAACAAAATGCCCGAGCAGGCAAACAGGTCGTAGCTCTCGCGGTAGTTCAGGGTGATCCAGTGGCCGTAGACCTTGGCGACGCCATAGGGGGAACGGGGGTGGAACGGGGTGGTCTCCAGCTGGGGCACCTCGTGCACCTTGCCGAACATCTCCGAGCTGGAGGCCTGGTAGAAGCGGACGTCCGGGTCGACGATTCGGATGGCGTCCAGCAAGCGGGTGACGCCGAGGCCGGTCACCTCACCGGTGAGCACCGGCTGGGAGAACGACGTCTGCACGAAGCTCTGTGCAGCCAGGTTGTACACCTCGTGGGGGCGGTAGGTACGCAGCAGTTCGATCAGGCTGGCCTGGTCCAACAGGTCGCCGTTGACCGTGGCGATGCGATCCTGCAGGTGGGCGATGCGCTCGAAGGTCACCGTCGAGCTGCGGCGCACCATGCCGATGACCTCGTAGCCCTCGTCGAGCAGCAGCTCGGCCAGGTACGAGCCGTCCTGGCCGGTGATTCCGGTGATAAGCGCACGCTTGGTCATGGGTGTAGTTGTAGTCCACCCGCTCGGGGGTGTCTGTCTACTCAGTTGACACGCTGGTGGGCGGGGGCCCCAAAGGCGGCAGCCGGCCAGGAACCGCTCCGCTATGTTCCTGGCCGGCTCCACCTTCGGTGCCCCCGCCGGCTCGGCTGGGTCACCTACCCGCCGGTACCTCACCGCCTCCGCTGGTGCCTCTGGCTCCGTTTTGCCGCTCCCCGGCGGCGCCCCTCCGGTCCCTTTTCCAGCGGGTGTATCTTTGCTGCTGTGAGTGAGCCCCCGGACGCGTCGCTTCCCTCCAATCTTGGGGGGCGGATCGCAGCTCTGCGCGGTGACTTGGGGTGGACGCAGACCGAATTGGCCGAACGGGTGGCGATCTCGCGGGTGGCGGTGTCCAACCTCGAATCGGGCCGATCGATCCCCTCGGAGCGCACGGTGGTGTTGCTCGCCGGGGTGTTCGGCACCGAACCCCACCAACTGGTCGCCAACACGAGCTATCCCCACCAGAAGAGCGACCGCCTGCCCCTGGTCGCGGCGCGCCACACCGAGATCGACCTTCAGCTGGCGCTTCTCGACCGGGACCTGGAGTGGCTGGCACGGGTCGAATCGCCCGAACTCACCCGGGAGGTACTGGGTGAGTGGCGTGTTCGCCTGGAGTCGCTGGCCCAGCGGACGCTGGATCGACGCTGCCGGGACCAGCTGGCCGAGGCTCGGCGGCGGGTGGGGCGTCTCGCCGGGTCCTGACGAGCCAGCAACTCGGGAGTGCAGAAGACCGTCAGGGCGCCCGCTGGGCTCCCGAGTTCGCAGCGCACCGGCAACTCGGGAGTGCAGAAGACCGTCAGGGCGCCCGCTGGGCTCCCGAGTTCGTGGTTGTGTAGCGCCGGCCTGGGTGTGGGGGGCCTCAGGCGTCGGCGACGCGTGAGCGGGCGGTGCCCATCAGGTCGGCCAGCGTCTGCGACAGCGGTATCTCGGGCTGCCATCCGGTGGACGCCTCGATCTTGGAGTTGTCGCCCAGCAGCACGGGGATGTCGACCGGACGTTGCAGGTCGGGGTCGGAGGTCAGCCGCACGTCGACCGTGGCCATGGCGATGAAGGAATCGACCAACTCCTGCACCGCCACCGCTGCGCCCGAGCAGATGTTGTAGGCCTCGCCGGGCTGCCCATCGAGTACCAGCAACCGGTAGGCCCGCACCACGTCGCGAACGTCGGTGAAGTCGCGCTTCGGGGTGAGGTTGCCCACCGGGATCTCTCCGCCGCCGTTGATTTCGGCCTGCGCCACGCGTTGTGCCAGTGCCGGAGCGACAAAGCGGGGCGACTGGCCGGGGCCGAGGTGGTTGAACGGGCGGGTCCGAATGACCTCGAGCCCGTAGCCCAGGCCCGCTTGGACCGCCAGGAAGTCGGCGGCGACCTTGGAGGCCGCGTATGGGCTGACCGGTCGCAGCGGGCACTGCTCGGTGATCGGCAGATCATCGGTGTGCACCCGGCCATACACGTCGGCCGACCCGACGACCAGAACCCGTTCGACCCCTGCGTCGCGGCAGCCGAGCAACACGTTGAGCGTGCCTTCGGCGTTAGCCCGAAACGTGGACGCCGGGTGATCCCAGCTGCCACCGACATCGGCATCACCGGCCAGGTGGTACACCGCGTTGGGGCGGAGCTCCGCCATGGCTGCCGTCACGGCGGGGCCGTCGGTGATATCGATGCCCTCGAGCGTGCGGTCCCAACCGATGACCTCGTCGCCGGACGATTCGAGATGGGCGGTGAGGTGGGCGCCGACGAAGCCGCCGGCACCGGTGACGAGCGCCCTCACCGGGGTTGCGGCGCCGGGCCGAAAGCGGAGAAGGTGGGCACAAAGCGAGGCACGGCGACAGCATAGGAGTGCGGGCCCTCCTGCGGTCAGCCAGCGCTTGCCCGGGCGGGTGGCCGTCCGTGTGGTCAGGCAGCCGGGCGAAGGTCGTAGACCTCCGCCAGCACGATTCCGCGCTCCTCGACGATCCCGACCGGCGTGTTGCCCACCCTGAATTCGGCCACCTCTCCAGACAGGTCCAGTTGGCGATCGTTGATGTAGATGATCCGGTAATCGGCCGCATTTCCGACTTTGGTGGCCAGACCGCAGGTGATCGCCTGGTCGAAGTAGGGAAATGCCATCGCCACCCTGATGTTGTCGCAGTTGCCGGCCTCGCGTCTGGCGATGATGTCGTCGGCATCCCTGATGCCTTCCCCCCAGCCAACAACCAAGAGTGCCTCGGCCCGGTCTGAACCGCCGAGCAGCGGGTTGAAGTAGATCCCGCCCCACGGGCTGACATGAACGGCATACCCGGTTGCGGCGACGAGAGCCGCCGCTGCAGCGATGGGAAGCGTCCTTGGATACCTATCAACAAATCCGGCCACGAGCGGGCCGAAGCGACCGGAGCGGAGGTGCTCTACCAACCTCGCCGCACCGATTCCGGTGGCGACCGCCAGCAGCGGCAGGACTTCGATGATGTAGCGGTCGATCTTCTTCGGGGTCAGCGTCAGAACGGTGACGGTTGTGACGATGAAGACGACGATGGTGAGGAATTGTCGTCGCCGATGGCGATCGGTGAGGCCGATCGGGACCAGGATCACGGCTGCGAGCATGAACCACGGCGTCATCCGAAACGGAGTGGTGACGAAGTAGAACAGGCCGGGCGGAGCGAAGGTGATCTCGCCCTGAAAAACGCTGAATTGCCCGGCGTCGGCGAGGCTCGCCGACTTGCGCAGCACGCCCAACTGATCACCGGGGGCAACGACGATCGCGGGCCACAGGATGGCGACGGTGGCGGCGCCGGCGAGGATGATGATCGCCAGGGGCTCGAGGACGGATCCCAGCCCGTCCTGCCAACGGCCCCCTGCCCGCCGGGAACTGACAACCCGGCGCCAGGCGACCCAGCAGATCAACAAAACCGCCCCAGGAATGAACGCCACGGCCGAGAGCTTCGTCAGCGCGGTCAGCGCCGCCAGAATGCCGGCAACCACGGCGGTCGCTACGGGGCGCTCGAGGGGAGGTCCGCCGCGTCCCAACAAGCGAGCGAGCAACACCACGGTGCAGGCTGCAAGGAGCCCGAGGAGTTCGTCGGTGTGGAGGACGGCACCGTGCCCCACGAGGAGGGGCTCGGTCGCCATGAAAAATCCGACGGTCATGGACGGAATGGCACCGAGCCACTGCCAGTTGAGCCACACGAGCAGCCCGATCAGCAGGCTGGTAGCGATTGCCAGAGCGATCTGGGCACTCTGCAGACCCGTCCAGGCTTGAGCGAAGGGCTCATCGGAAACGACCCCGATCTTTTGGCCGGCGCCGTAGAAGACCCGAGCGATCGAGCCGACGATCATCGTGGGCACCCCCGGCAAGGTGGCCACCTGATCGCCCGTCGCAGCGGTCATGCCGGCCAGGTTGGCGGTGGAGAGCGCGTCCGAGTACCGGACCGTCCGCCGCATCCACACCAGTTCGTCGTAGGTCAGGTGGTGGCCGGCGGTCAGCATCCTCGGAATGAACGCGCTGACAGCGAAGAAACCGGCGACCGCCTTGGCGTTCAGCACACAGCGCTTCGCTCTGAGGTCGGTGACAGGCGCGGCTTCGACTTCCTGCACGATGGGAACCTAGTGCGCGAGGCTTGGTACGCAGGCTGTGGAGGGGGCGATCACCGGCGGTCCATGGCCCACTCCTGGGTGCATTAGTCTCGCTTTCTGCCGGGCGGTGCGATGACGTCGAGCCGCGCACGTGGAGGTCTGACTATCTCGACCCGGGCCAAGAACCCCCAAGACAACCAGAGCGCACAGGCGCCGCGCGCCACCACCTCGGGCACCGGCGCGCCCGCCGTGGTCGTCGTGCTGGTGACCCACAATCCCCAGGAGACCTTCGAGACGACGCTGGCGTCGCTCGAAGCCCAGGATTACGCAAACCAGGCCGTGCTCGTGTTCGACAACGACAGCGACGAGCCGGTCGATGGCCGGGTGAAGGCCGTCCTGTCGGACGCACACGTCGTGCGCCTGGCCGCGAACCGCGGTTTCGGCGCCGCTGCCAACCGTGCGCCGGCGGTGGTCAAGGGCGCCTCCTTCTACCTGTTCTGCCACGACGACGTGTACCTGGAGCCGAACACGGTGTCGGCGCTGGTGGCCGAGGCCTTCCGGTCGAACGCCGGGGTGGTCGGCCCGAAGTTCGTCGACTGGGACGAGCCCGAGATGCTGCTCGACGTGGGTCGGGCGATCGACAAGTTCGCCTTCCCGGCACCGGTCACCGAGCCGGGGGAACTCGACCAGGCCCAGCACGACGCCGTGCGGGACACCTTTTCGGTCAACGGCGCCACCATGTTGGTGCGCGCCGACCTCTTCGAGGCCGTCGACGGGTTTCCATCGGACTTCAGCGCGTACGAGGAGGACACCGACCTGTGCTGGCGGGTGCACCTGGCCGGCGCCCGGGTGATCGTCACCTCGGACGCCGTCGTGCGCCACCGGGAGGCGACGCTGCGCGAGGTCCCCGCCGCCGAACGCCTGCGCAGCCAGTACGCCCACCGGGCCCGGATGGTGCTGACCAACTACTCCGGCGCCCACCTGGCCCGTGTGCTGCCCCAGGCGGTGTTGTTTTCGCTGGGTGACTTGATCCTCAACCTGTTGGCGTTCCGTTGGGTGCGGGCGGCCGACGTGGCCCTGGCGTGGACCTGGAATGTGGCCCACCTGCCGAGGTCGCTGGCGATCCGTCGCCAGGTCAAGGGGTTCCGCCGATCGCCCGACACCGAGATCCGCAAGCTCCAGGTCGGTGGATCGGCCCGGGTCACCGCATTTGTGCGGGGCACGGTTGGCGAGGGCGCAGCGCGCTTCAACACCGGTGCCCAGCAGTCGCGCACCGTCGTACAGCGACTTCGGGAGGGTCCATCCCAGGTGGCCGCCCTGGCATCGGTGTTGATCGCCCTGGTGCTGATCATCGGCAGCCGCAGCGTGATCCTGGGCGACATCCCCATCATCCGGGAGTTCTCCGGCACCGGCACCTCCTGGTCGTCGATGTTGCGCGAGTACTGGGATGGCTGGCGCACGACCGGGCTGGGTGCGACCGCCCCGACGCCGACCCTCGTCGGGCTGGTCGGATCGCTGTCCACGTTGCTTTTCGGCGGCGAGGGGCTGGCCCGCAACCTGCTGATCGTCGGGTGCCTGCCCGCCGGTGTGACCGGCGCCTGGTGGATGGCGCGGGGCGGCTCGAGCAGCAAGACGCGGGCGCTGATGATGGTGGCCTACGTGATCACCCCGGTGCCCTACAACGCCATCGCCGAGGGCCGCTGGGGGGCGTTGGGCCTGTGGGCGGGCCTGCCGTGGATGGTGGGCCTGCTCGGTCGTTCGGCCGGGGCCATGCCCTTCGCCGGCTCGGAATTCCCCACGCTGAAAGGCCTGCGGGCCACGGTGGCGCTGGGGCTGGTGACCGCTGCGGTCACCACCGTCCTGCCGCTGGCACCGTTGCTGATGGTGATCGTTGCGCTGTTGATGGCGGCGGTCGGCACGCTCGACCGCTCCGACCTGGCCCGGTGGGAGCGGGCGGTGCCCACCGCGATCGGCGCCTCGGCGATCGCCTTTGTGCTGCACCTGCCCTGGGCGATCGGGCTGCTCTTGCCGCTCCCGTCCTGGAGCGAGATCGTCGGGCCGGTCAGCACCGCTGGTGGCCCGGTGGCGCTGCGCGACCTGGTGTGGCTCGACTCCGGCCCCAACAGCTTCGGGCTCGTGCTGGTCGGGCTGCACCTTGCCGGCGCGTTCGCCATCCTCGTCGGTCGGGAGTGGCGGTTTCGACTGGCCACGCAGGGATGGGCGATCGCTCTGGTCGGTTGGGTGCTCGCCTGGATGGGCGAGGCGCGCATCGGGCCGGTGCTGCCTCCACCGGAGGTGACGCTGATGCTGCCGGTGATCGGGTTGTCGTTGGCCATCGGTGCCGGCCTGGCCGCATTTGAACGCGATGTCGCCGGCAGCGACTTCGGCTTCCGGCAGGTGTTTTCGATGGTCGCCGCCACCCTGATGGTCGTGGCGTCGGTCGCCTGGGTGGCACGCTCGGCCAACGGACGCTGGGGCCTGCCCGAGGAGGGCAACCTGGCGGTGGTCGGCACGTTGACCTCCCAGGCACCCGAGGGTGAGTACCGCACGCTGTGGCTCGGAGACGCCGACGTGTTACCGATGGGCTCATGGACGCTGTCCAACGGATCGAGCTTTGCGACGACCTCCGGCCTGTTCCCCCGCATTGGCGACTGGTTCGAAGGACCTTCGTCGAAGGGCACCGACACGCTCAAGGAGGCGCTCGAGGACGCGGTGGCCGGCAAGACCACCCGCCTGGGGCGCCTGCTGGGGGCGATGGGCATCAAGTACGTGGTCGTCGCCCAATCGGGAGCGCCGCTGGCCTACGACAAGGGCAAGGCGGTGGTCAAGCCCCCTGACAGCACGGTCAACGCCCTCGACGAGCAGCTCGACCTGGCCCGCCTGTCGGTGTCGAAGTCCGTGTTCATCTACGACAACTCGGCATTCACTCCCGAGGTGGCCGAGCTGCCGTCGGGTGCGCTCGACAAGGCGGGCAGCGACCTGGCAGCGATCCTGACCACCGATCTGAGCGGGGCCAAGGCGGCGCTTCCCGAGCGGGGACGGTTTGCCGACGGGTCCGGTGAGCTGGCCGATGACGTCGAGCTGTACGTTGCTCGAACCCACGATGCCAACTGGACCCTCACCGTCGGCGATGCCGAGGTCGAGCAGCGCCCTGCCTTCGGCTGGGCGTCCCAGGCGAGCATCTCCTCGGGCGGCGATGCCAGGCTGGTGTACTCGCCGCCGTTGGTGCGCAACCTGGCGGTCATCGTGCAGCTGCTTGCCCTGGTGGCAGCGATCAACATCGTCAGCCGACGCAGGACCGGGGTGATCAAGGTGGGCGGCCTCAAGCGGATGCTGGCCGACCGACGGGAGCTCGTTGCCGAGCGGAAGCTGCGGCGGGAACAGGAGCCAGAGGTGGACGGACCGCTGCTCCCCACCTCGGAGCTTCCGACGTTCACCATGGAGGGGGAGGAGGTGCCCTACGAGCCGCCCGAGAGCGACTGGTCCTTCGATGACGACGAGGAGCCGAGCCTCGACAGCGGTGCCCCAGCGGGCCTCGATGAGGAAGCGCAACCGGGGTTCGACGCCGATGCCAAGCCGGATGCTGCTCGCCCTGCGCCCGTGGCTTCCGATCGTGACGGCCCAACGACGCCGGACGGCCCGGCTCGACCCACCCCTCGGGATGGGGACGACGAGGCTGCGCCCGAGGTTCGGCCCGAGGCTGCGCCGGCTGCCCCGCCCGAGACCGTTACCCGGGAGACGTCCGAGGCTGACCGACGTGCCACGACCGAGGGCGATGAGGACACCGGGCTGGCCGACGAGCCCCAACTGCTCGACGACAAGGCCGAGTGGGACCCCGGCGAGCTGGAGCCCGAGTGGATGGCCGAGCCGCCGGCGGTGCGCCGCCGTCGTCGTCGCCGCAACGTCGTGTTGCCCGGCGAAACCGAGACCGAGGCCGTCGTCGAGCCGTCCGGGGAGGAGCAGCCCGATGTCATCCCGTTCGGCGGCGGGGGCTCCGACGCTGAAGGGCCTGGCGACGAGGATGCAGCCGTCGCCGGTTCTGAGGACCATCCGGCAGGCAGCGGGCGCGGGCGCCGCCAGCGGCCACGGCTGCGGTTGGTGCGCGGCCGTCAAGACGATGAGCCCGATGAGCCCGACGCTGACGAGCCCGATGCGGCCGATGAGCGCGACGCTGACGAGCCCGATGCGGCCCAGCCGGCAGGTGGCCCGGCGGTGTCGGAGACGGGCGATACAGACGAGGAAGCACCGCCGCCGGTCGTGCGACGCCGTCGCTCCCGTCGCAACGGCGAGGAGGGCCGCACACCGGGCGAGGAGCGAGAGCCAACCGGTGACGACCCGAACGAGGAGCGGCCGTGAAGTTTGTCCGAATGGGCGTGATCACCGCGGTGTTGGCGGTGCTGGCCGCACTGTCCGCCGTCAGCTTGGACGGTCGACGGGCGGACTCTGCCGGGGAGCAGGTGGAACAGCGCCTCGGCCTCCTCAACGAGATGGTGACCGCCGACCCCGCCGGGACGCTCGACTCGACCTGGTACTGCGCGGCCACCCGGGTGCTGGAGGCCGGCAGCAGCAAACATGAGGTGCTGATTTCCAACGGCTCCGACGAGCCTGTCAACGTCGAGCTGCGGGCCGTCCCGCTGAACACGAAGGCCAAGGTGCAACCTCCTCAGAAGCTGGAGGTGGCCGCCAACAGCGTGGTCGTCTTCGATGCGTCCACCTTGTCGAAGGAGTCGTCGGCGGCGGTTGTCGTCGAGGTTCGCTC includes these proteins:
- the cofE gene encoding coenzyme F420-0:L-glutamate ligase, yielding MSGRRSEVNSLELLPISGIPEVRPGDDLGALVADAALASIGFEDGDVVVVTQKVVSKAENALVAIDANDPNAHRALVAGQSRRILRRRGDLVISETHHGFVCANAGIDLSNVEAGTAALLPEDPDRSARRLRDVFVHRYGVTCGVIISDTFGRTWRRGVTDIALGSAGIRPILDLRGTNDALGRELAVTEVALVDEVAAAADLVMGKSAGIAAAIVRGVDPAWLTDPADPDLSASGGVVADLVRSPAEDLFR
- a CDS encoding carotenoid oxygenase family protein — encoded protein: MADTVTANSRPSAPLPNRYLEGAYAPVAEEVTLTDLVVTGTLPPELDGRYLRNGPNPLGPVDPATYHWFTGDAMVHGLRLRDGRAEWYRNRWVRSTNVSEALGEPPAPGERHGGMETANTNVIDLGGRTMAIVEAGARPVELSDTLDTLCHSDLGGSLPHGYTAHPKVDPATGLLHAVGYYWARPNVLEYTVIEPSSGRVVHRVDVPVPGNPMVHDCSITEGHLVLYDLPVTFNLDVAASGASFPYVWDDAYGARVGVMPLGGQPEEVRWFEVEPCYVFHPMSAEERRREDGTLEIVLNVVRHPSMFRTDPHGPNEGAPTLCRWTLRLGADGQPLGPVAESQLDDRPVEFPRVDERRVGRTVRYGLANVLAVGDGSPGAGGDIGWGDSGLVRYDLERGEALEIPLGPDRAPGEAVFVPRSADAAEDDGWYLMLVSNRTDGTSSLDVVSAADPAGGPVAQVQLPVRVPLGFHGNWVPLR
- a CDS encoding GDP-mannose 4,6-dehydratase, which codes for MRALVTGAGGFVGAHLTAHLESSGDEVIGWDRTLEGIDITDGPAVTAAMAELRPNAVYHLAGDADVGGSWDHPASTFRANAEGTLNVLLGCRDAGVERVLVVGSADVYGRVHTDDLPITEQCPLRPVSPYAASKVAADFLAVQAGLGYGLEVIRTRPFNHLGPGQSPRFVAPALAQRVAQAEINGGGEIPVGNLTPKRDFTDVRDVVRAYRLLVLDGQPGEAYNICSGAAVAVQELVDSFIAMATVDVRLTSDPDLQRPVDIPVLLGDNSKIEASTGWQPEIPLSQTLADLMGTARSRVADA
- a CDS encoding helix-turn-helix domain-containing protein, which gives rise to MFAAVSEPPDASLPSNLGGRIAALRGDLGWTQTELAERVAISRVAVSNLESGRSIPSERTVVLLAGVFGTEPHQLVANTSYPHQKSDRLPLVAARHTEIDLQLALLDRDLEWLARVESPELTREVLGEWRVRLESLAQRTLDRRCRDQLAEARRRVGRLAGS
- a CDS encoding 2-phospho-L-lactate transferase, coding for MSGGVGAARLLAGMVQVTDPARIAAVVNVADDTEFHGLLVCPDLDTITYTLAGAVNPDTGWGLAGETWAALGSLRRHAKANGRADIGWFALGDLDLGTHLWRGHRLAEGARLTEVTAEITRTFGLGLRLLPVSDDAIRTKVTTHDGGTLTFQEYFVRAQHDVDVATVRFSGAIEARPTPEATVALRDAAVVVIAPSNPIVSVGPVLAVPGIGEALSLRRESVIAVSPIVGGAALKGPAARLMTNLGEEASVVGVARRYAPFASALIIDTVDADLAGAVAQAGMTPVVAPSIMDTPERAAELARVCLAGAPR
- a CDS encoding glycosyltransferase, with amino-acid sequence MTSSRARGGLTISTRAKNPQDNQSAQAPRATTSGTGAPAVVVVLVTHNPQETFETTLASLEAQDYANQAVLVFDNDSDEPVDGRVKAVLSDAHVVRLAANRGFGAAANRAPAVVKGASFYLFCHDDVYLEPNTVSALVAEAFRSNAGVVGPKFVDWDEPEMLLDVGRAIDKFAFPAPVTEPGELDQAQHDAVRDTFSVNGATMLVRADLFEAVDGFPSDFSAYEEDTDLCWRVHLAGARVIVTSDAVVRHREATLREVPAAERLRSQYAHRARMVLTNYSGAHLARVLPQAVLFSLGDLILNLLAFRWVRAADVALAWTWNVAHLPRSLAIRRQVKGFRRSPDTEIRKLQVGGSARVTAFVRGTVGEGAARFNTGAQQSRTVVQRLREGPSQVAALASVLIALVLIIGSRSVILGDIPIIREFSGTGTSWSSMLREYWDGWRTTGLGATAPTPTLVGLVGSLSTLLFGGEGLARNLLIVGCLPAGVTGAWWMARGGSSSKTRALMMVAYVITPVPYNAIAEGRWGALGLWAGLPWMVGLLGRSAGAMPFAGSEFPTLKGLRATVALGLVTAAVTTVLPLAPLLMVIVALLMAAVGTLDRSDLARWERAVPTAIGASAIAFVLHLPWAIGLLLPLPSWSEIVGPVSTAGGPVALRDLVWLDSGPNSFGLVLVGLHLAGAFAILVGREWRFRLATQGWAIALVGWVLAWMGEARIGPVLPPPEVTLMLPVIGLSLAIGAGLAAFERDVAGSDFGFRQVFSMVAATLMVVASVAWVARSANGRWGLPEEGNLAVVGTLTSQAPEGEYRTLWLGDADVLPMGSWTLSNGSSFATTSGLFPRIGDWFEGPSSKGTDTLKEALEDAVAGKTTRLGRLLGAMGIKYVVVAQSGAPLAYDKGKAVVKPPDSTVNALDEQLDLARLSVSKSVFIYDNSAFTPEVAELPSGALDKAGSDLAAILTTDLSGAKAALPERGRFADGSGELADDVELYVARTHDANWTLTVGDAEVEQRPAFGWASQASISSGGDARLVYSPPLVRNLAVIVQLLALVAAINIVSRRRTGVIKVGGLKRMLADRRELVAERKLRREQEPEVDGPLLPTSELPTFTMEGEEVPYEPPESDWSFDDDEEPSLDSGAPAGLDEEAQPGFDADAKPDAARPAPVASDRDGPTTPDGPARPTPRDGDDEAAPEVRPEAAPAAPPETVTRETSEADRRATTEGDEDTGLADEPQLLDDKAEWDPGELEPEWMAEPPAVRRRRRRRNVVLPGETETEAVVEPSGEEQPDVIPFGGGGSDAEGPGDEDAAVAGSEDHPAGSGRGRRQRPRLRLVRGRQDDEPDEPDADEPDAADERDADEPDAAQPAGGPAVSETGDTDEEAPPPVVRRRRSRRNGEEGRTPGEEREPTGDDPNEERP
- the gmd gene encoding GDP-mannose 4,6-dehydratase, with amino-acid sequence MTKRALITGITGQDGSYLAELLLDEGYEVIGMVRRSSTVTFERIAHLQDRIATVNGDLLDQASLIELLRTYRPHEVYNLAAQSFVQTSFSQPVLTGEVTGLGVTRLLDAIRIVDPDVRFYQASSSEMFGKVHEVPQLETTPFHPRSPYGVAKVYGHWITLNYRESYDLFACSGILFNHESPRRGLEFVTRKITHGAARIKLGMDTGLALGNLDAKRDWGFAGDYVEAMYLMLQQDEPDDYVVSTGDTHSVREFCQVAFDRVGLNWENHVTVDEKFFRPAEVDLLVGDPAKARKVLDWTPKTDFEQLVHMMVDADMALLSGKLDHLA